In the genome of Colletotrichum lupini chromosome 8, complete sequence, one region contains:
- a CDS encoding lactose permease — protein sequence MDRDNAKDGPVLKHLDDADTGVDTYATIMATNKPDPRGPGYIRLYLLATVLFFCSTMNGYDSALLGSINALPNYTEYFGLPVKGNASTGIVFAIFQVGQMCGALFIWMADWYGRTWHIFFGCLGVCIGAIITALSTSLPMFIGGRFILSFFATCAHTSAPLYLVEIAPARYRGTVAGLYNTFYNVGSILATSAVYACHRYLSDRGDLDWRIPLWLQMVCPGLVCVLIKFFPESPRWLVAKDRHDEAKHIIATYHTNGDLEHPLVDLQMKEMINSLDPAHVPSWKDLFDLRVLVESRSSRYRLMLNVAFSWFGQFSGNNIISYYLPIMLAGVGITDTNTKLILNIVYSVIGWVFSTAGSRLHDVVGRRKMLISTTAGMTVCLALVAGCSAAYTDYGNKMASTVSIVFIFVFGAIFATGFTPMQPIYPAEVVSNKMRAKAMGTFKLTAGAAGFLNTFVGPIALSNIGYWFYVFFVAWDSFEMVFMYFFFVETKGFTLEELDEVFEADSPRKASVEAKKRQQVIMRASTAAA from the exons ATGGATAGGGACAACGCCAAGGACGGCCCCGTCCTCAAACACTTGGACGATGCCGACACCGGTGTTGATACCTATGCCACGATCATGGCAACAAACAAACCCGACCCGCGAGGACCCGGATACATCAGGCTATACCTCCTTGCCACAGTGTTGTTCTTCTGTTCGACCATGAATG GATACGACAGCGCTCTTCTAGGGTCCATCAACGCATTACCCAATTACACGGAGTACTTTGGGCTTCCTGTAAAGGGCAACGCAAGCACTGGCATCGTGTTCGCCATCTTTCAG GTCGGTCAAATGTGTGGTGCCCTCTTCATCTGGATGGCTGATTGGTACGGTCGAACCTGGCACATCTTCTTCGGCTGTTTGGGCGTTTGCATCGGGGCAATAATAACGGCACTATCAACGAGTCTGCCCATGTTTATTGGCGGTCGCTTCATCTTGTCGTTCTTTGCTACCTGTGCTCACACGTCTGCACCCCTTTACTTGGTCGAGATCGCGCCTGCTCGATATCGTGGCACTGTCGCAGGCCTCTACAACACCTTTTACAACGTG GGCTCAATATTGGCAACATCGGCAGTATACGCGTGCCACCGCTACCTGAGTGATCGCGGAGACTTGGATTGGAGAATACCGTTATGGCTTCAGATGGTGTGCCCTGGGCTTGTGTGTGTCTTGATCAAGTTCTTCCCCGAATCTCCTCGATG GCTCGTCGCCAAGGACCGACATGACGAGGCAAAACATATCATTGCAACCTATCATACCAACGGGGACCTCGAGCATCCTCTCGTAGACCTGCAGATGAAGGAAATGATCAACTCGCTTGATCCAGCCCATGTACCTTCGTGGAAAGATCTCTTCGACTTGAGGGTCCTCGTCGAGAGTCGGTCTAGCAGGTACAGACTTATGCTCAATGTAGCGTTTTCTTGGTTTGGGCAGTTCAGTGGAAACAACATCA TCTCGTACTACCTGCCCATCATGCTTGCGGGCGTCGGCATCACCGATACGAACACGAAACTGATACTCAATATCGTCTACTCCGTCATTGGCTGGGTCTTTTCGACCGCGGGCTCCCGTCTTCATGACGTTGTCGGTCGCCGCAAGATGCTCATTTCCACCACCGCAGGTATGACAGTCTGCCTAGCCCTAGTCGCCGGCTGCTCGGCAGCCTACACAGACTACGGCAATAAGATGGCGTCCACTGTCAGCATCGTCTTCATCTTTGTCTTTGGTGCCATCTTCGCCACGGGCTTCACGCCGATGCAGCCCATCTACCCGGCCGAGGTTGTCAGCAACAAGATGCGTGCCAAGGCGATGGGGACTTTCAAGCTTACGGCAGGTGCGGCGGGATTCCTCAACACTTTTGTTGGGCCTATTGCGCTCTCGAAT ATTGGGTACTGGTTCTATGTCTTCTTCGTGGCCTGGGACAGTTTCGAAATGGTTTTCATGTACTTCTTCTTTGTTGAGACCAAGGGTTTCACACTGGAAGAGCTGGATGAAGTGTTCGAAGCAGACAGCCCTCGTAAGGCTTCGGTAGAGGCAAAGAAGAGACAGCAAGTGATCATGAGGGCCAGTACGGCTGCGGCCTGA
- a CDS encoding heterokaryon incompatibility protein yields MSLCQICSALNIEKLDATDVRFHPSLKALQQSADAKCPFCNLCYTRVMDDIHHSVTDALLNDQIPSGYEEETFVPSIWLHGEVRQGNRGVGHQLPGCAIWISCGRMYPDVGLEETNRPGMPFASRLSLFASRKTPAARRFIERYIIADHDPNLYIDLAGWRLKKCKDSHKLCTPRSSEMPTHVIEVGRIGEKPRLIVTSGLREPYIALSYCWGPGKDTFTLTHKTKDELLDGVTEEKLTQTHRESIRFARTLGIAYLWIDALCIIQGDADDWAFESQRMAHVYGNAALTIIAGRSDDARNGFLANGLDQRVPPCTLPLSPDTKDTIGVCLPRSTLIGPVSTRGWCFQEEKLSTRAIIFGQEQTIYQCREEKNWEDGQVDFQDLKPTFLTPGFSRGVPHSAADKETTLSMWYDFVDSFTMRALSNPHDVFAAIASIAILAKDVLKSRYLAGIWEDDLVRGLLWKPRNQVHAFFNTSVTRPKPTPFAPAPVIRAPSWSWASVEGPLRRIYNPRKSKLFQDSNYVKIKPTLGTRWTAAEDCDVTVLHMPSCTLQILGRTAKATLIKTGVVEWFEADKTRKRWLPYKKMLPHSVLLVSNGQKPDTTGNGDNVVAVGCFDVPEEAAQFEEVWGLRLIEKEGLIIVPHEGKWKRAGWFCLRDESWLEKKPEVEIDLV; encoded by the exons ATGTCCCTCTGCCAGATCTGTTCAGCGCTCAACATTGAGAAGCTAGATGCCACAGATGTCCGCTTTCACCCCAGCCTGAAGGCCCTCCAGCAGAGTGCCGATGCGAAATGTCCCTTCTGCAACCTATGCTATACCCGCGTCATGGATGACATTCATCATAGCGTCACGGACGCCCTTCTTAATGATCAAATACCATCAGGCTACGAGGAAGAGACGTTTGTTCCGAGCATCTGGCTCCATGGCGAGGTGAGGCAAGGCAACCGCGGCGTCGGCCACCAGCTCCCGGGATGTGCCATATGGATCTCGTGCGGCAGAATGTATCCTGATGTCGGTTTGGAAGAGACCAATCGCCCCGGGATGCCATTTGCCTCGCGTTTGTCTCTTTTCGC AAGCCGTAAAACGCCAGCAGCCCGCAGATTCATCGAACGATACATCATTGCGGACCATGATCCTAATCTCTACATAGACCTAGCAGGTTGGCGTTTGAAAAAGTGCAAAGACTCTCACAAGCTCTGTACACCGAGGTCCTCGGAGATGCCAACTCACGTCATTGAGGTTGGCCGCATCGGCGAAAAGCCGAGACTGATAGTCACGAGTGGCCTTAGGGAGCCATACATTGCTCTCTCCTATTGCTGGGGGCCCGGTAAAGATACGTTCACCCTAACGCATAAGACCAAAGATGAGCTTCTGGATGGCGTCACAGAAGAGAAGCTTACCCAGACTCATCGAGAGTCCATTCGATTCGCACGCACGCTCGGCATTGCGTATCTCTGGATCGACGCCCTTTGCATCATACAGGGCGATGCCGATGACTGGGCTTTCGAATCGCAACGGATGGCACACGTCTATGGCAACGCGGCTTTGACCATAATTGCCGGTCGTTCAGACGACGCGCGCAACGGCTTTCTCGCAAATGGACTTGATCAAAGAGTCCCTCCATGCACCTTGCCGCTGAGCCCAGACACCAAAGACACAATCGGTGTCTGTCTTCCGAGATCTACCCTCATCGGGCCAGTGTCCACGCGCGGGTGGTGTTTTCAGGAAGAAAAGCTCTCAACGCGGGCTATCATATTCGGCCAGGAACAGACCATCTACCAATGCCGAGAGGAAAAGAACTGGGAAGACGGCCAAGTCGATTTCCAAGACCTCAAGCCCACTTTCCTGACTCCTGGTTTCTCCAGGGGCGTCCCCCATTCCGCGGCTGATAAGGAGACCACCCTCTCAATGTGGTACGACTTCGTCGACTCGTTCACAATGAGAGCTCTATCGAACCCCCATGACGTGTTCGCCGCCATCGCATCCATCGCGATTCTTGCGAAAGACGTGCTCAAGTCTCGCTATCTCGCGGGCATCTGGGAAGACGATCTGGTCAGAGGCTTGCTGTGGAAACCACGTAACCAAGTGCATGCGTTCTTCAACACCTCAGTGACGCGTCCGAAACCAACTCCATTTGCCCCAGCGCCGGTGATTCGCGCGCCGTCATGGTCCTGGGCGTCTGTAGAAGGTCCGCTTCGTCGCATTTACAATCCGAGAAAATCGAAACTCTTCCAGGACAGCAACTACGTCAAGATAAAACCCACGTTGGGAACCAGGTGGACAGCCGCAGAGGACTGCGATGTGACTGTCCTTCACATGCCGTCTTGTACGCTGCAAATCTTGGGGCGCACGGCCAAGGCGACTCTGATCAAGACGGGCGTTGTCGAGTGGTTTGAGGCGGATAAGACAAGAAAGCGATGGCTACCTTACAAAAAGATGCTGCCCCACTCCGTCTTGCTCGTCTCGAACGGGCAAAAACCAGATACGACGGGCAACGGAGACAACGTCGTTGCTGTGGGGTGCTTTGATGTGCCAGAGGAAGCAGCGCAGTTCGAAGAGGTATGGGGTCTTCGGCTGATCGAAAAAGAGGGGTTGATCATTGTCCCGCACGAGGGCAAGTGGAAGCGGGCTGGGTGGTTTTGTTTGAGAGATGAATCTTGGCTTGAGAAGAAGCCCGAGGTTGAGATAGATCTCGTCTGA